Proteins encoded in a region of the Neodiprion virginianus isolate iyNeoVirg1 chromosome 2, iyNeoVirg1.1, whole genome shotgun sequence genome:
- the LOC124299188 gene encoding nuclear pore complex protein Nup205: MTEEKTSTEDMWTPYKELQSLVDQYITSAPSSHDPQYHEFMEALRNHRQNFLNLLSNPAKNAKSREEIKNAVTEGITLPGLGHQVLSKELVDETIILSDMYELNEFMALDLLCTAQLQMPHHPGLTRGLTAVLLYYDGKKALTSTLRTLVQARNGHTWVLDTPVTLTKQITEYTNKMQEDGLLDRILNLLEDMDPTKEQELLQQNRGLGGAKHHHMVMRLYNGARQDLADILYLWSAQSALPSHITHRLLSLLHNRHPEAEDGTGGPDKVTLALIMALLNSINLSSLHTREDGETIVKAMPLIDDPDMLPQLVTELTSGNVNWESAGLRGLIQFALAIAIATIKSAPNLCPTQNITEEDEILVEAALANKAFHFLAEVLLQSSHIHNEEFYVRYIHTLISDFILLMPLKVKELRNRADESMRIVQAYQQEGIEPPMNLDNHFEYLMLSVAELYKKDPLNLNLAMDYWCQHSDSSHMPSTLHASRLPPRQVALFKFVRVAGEVLPSGLFGPYLRMLASLASSLPAARQAFNFLKLNGPSGATTISWDHFFNSLSRYYFNLRQELPPSQDTVYRQRNHPKGITPHEVKGLEAVLLVVRVVAYYDEVSRIAICEHPGWNVLPSIIGLVGCAMPIPLKGALVRTLAALAKSPESSSTIWQSLEAAQILSTVPTTSSYQPRGIQTELEEIESRNEEFPLTRAMLELLDVLTDFPIPRLLGVGLRNPGFDPYLHFIINSVFLRFNTRSYKNPGEKWDVSDACLKIFIKLITQYEPTIEDFIGCKIELQGGESTVINPPPGHHLITLLHSNSEFLHVILLILDEGCHLLDTYDDFPGKTSLESSTLHCLQILEHGLAAQYHYMVQLAAASSTNRILTGLSRLLLGVNPRTGKPDHMINIVKYISYNSWLTQHAFVSVGIVQGVANEPGADSELLSTFTSTPSLATTIRHSFVECLDSDENFEPEEEIGNEKRSGNCKGRILSLLMQSITRPAPNIAHYLLGFDITKDIRKTAIQQPGILGFPRTCLHSILGILELSLERGRDKITEACYWFLHILASNNKTSVSVLRFLRTATNQDFVQRHLSKLPFQGANRATELACMSWLLKISAIELRVAGGSLQNSLIQRLVGNLIHDRDQIVPSQKLLMDLLHYIDFQLNLDPPKSWEYFDPSQIEMVLGRCSIPVPLGGSPQLIDIRKLHNLITEELAGTQTSATATQRKLVQQELQSILAYALKRNQTKTLSYATVKFVEGWCQTTEILFSVATNQQLPAAQRQNLLLNLSHDLLQKMTSCEALNEIKTLVSGTVLVLLVNLRNSFSMQSDDELLPSSAANTTMMKIILSHILQWILNSGVSSQKVRTHLYGALLNFLCVVSLERSEVVTNMDSMYVSQLDSSYYRTTPIQERSHRYATIQVISSYGNKLMDILSHDCSGGHDVCKMLSLSCLDKILEFDCSNTWVTYLASRGYLKHMVDSLLDSDNLLRTMLQPDPLTLRPLYLYESKMATLCRMASTRLGAECLLENKVLSCLSSMCVFDQHPDVNVGFEGGDISFVPSIGQRYQQIFLPALYLCDALLTTLGTENQSCAIQVCGFLQSHRDTVEMVLRNASPHSNVLFLKEVASLTGVIARSANIDMYKLVDEELARANSNEHKSEDSTGMRELRAHLYRLQRLMLSMVSRFQPQLPPVVPLHQQMEATQQHSCAIQIAANVMLYTRNQMEHTRMDQKIKNVLFEPYLTDRPGLRDGRGKDSTGGIHLGAIIGQLVSSTSLLHSELPHLDTMVKNASIIKDMSSNDLKKYITEEEGELDIQKQRLIAEKRLAEEARCKRGDLKYCSLIVEHSLYILWSHLDFFAMQAMTRHNRSQVSSSNLDETVVSWRISAEMLSDLKQGLVSTLSDSFITQLMDTPREFTTTDRSFIEALVRRIKRLLQFIITK, encoded by the exons ATGACTGAAG AAAAGACAAGTACGGAGGACATGTGGACTCCTTACAAGGAACTCCAGAGTCTCGTCGATCAATATATTACCTCTGCACCTAGTTCCCACGATCCACAATACCATGAATTTATGGAAGCGCTTCGCAATCACCGACAGAATTTTCTAAATCTCCTAAGCAATCCT GCAAAGAATGCAAAGAGTCGtgaggaaattaaaaatgcagTGACGGAGGGTATAACTTTGCCTGGACTAGGTCACCAGGTTTTGTCCAAAGAATTGGTTGACGAGACAATTATATTATCCGACATGTACGAACTAAATGAATTTATGGCTCTTGACTTACTCTGTACTGCTCAACTTCAAATGCCGCATCATCCTGGATTGACACGAGGCCTAACTGCTGTCCTTCTGTACTATGACGGGAAGAAAGCTCTCACCTCAACATTGAGGACTTTGGTTCAAGCCAGAAATGGTCATACTTGGGTTCTCGACACACCCGTTACGCTTACTAAGCAAATTACGGAGTATACCAACAAAATGCAGGAAGACGGTCTGCTGGACAGGATCCTGAACCTTTTGGAGGATATGGATCCGACgaag GAACAAGAACTGCTGCAGCAAAACAGAGGCTTAGGAGGAGCCAAGCATCATCACATGGTCATGCGTCTTTATAACGGTGCCAGGCAGGATCTTGCCGATATTTTATACCTTTGGTCAGCTCAGTCAGCTTTGCCCAGTCACATCACTCACAGACTTTTGTCGTTACTTCACAATCGTCATCCGGAGGCTGAGGATGGGACTGGTGGCCCTGATAAAGTCACGTTGGCATTGATTATGGCTTTGCTCAATTCTATAAATCTCAGCTCACTTCACACCAGAGAGGACGGTGAAA caATTGTTAAAGCAATGCCGCTTATTGACGATCCTGACATGTTGCCACAGCTCGTAACCGAGCTAACTTCTGGTAATGTAAATTGGGAAAGTGCCGGACTTCGTGGTTTGATTCAGTTTGCGCTAGCTATTGCTATAGCAACTATAAAATCTGCACCCAATCTGTGTCCTACACAAAATATCACCGAAGAGGATGAAATTTTGGTGGAAGCTGCTCTGGCAAACAAggcttttcattttttggctGAAGTTCTACTTCAAAGCTCTCACATCCACAATGAGGAATTCTATGTTCGTTACATTCACACACTCATCTCTGATTTTATACTACTCATGCCTTTGAAGGTGAAAGAGTTGAGAAATAGAGCCGACGAATCAATGCGTATCGTTCAAGCCTATCAACAAGAAGGCATCGAACCTCCCATGAACCTTGACAACCATTTTGAGTACCTCATGCTGTCTGTCGCTGAACTGTACAAAAAGGATCCCCTCAACTTGAACCTTGCAATGGATTATTGGTGTCAACATTCCGACTCCTCTCATATGCCGAGCACTTTGCATGCGAGCCGATTACCTCCAAGGCAAGTTGCTCTGTTCAAATTTGTCAGAGTCGCCGGAGAAGTATTGCCCAGTGGGCTATTTGGACCCTACCTAAGAATGCTAGCATCACTTGCTTCTTCCCTACCAGCGGCTAGGCAAGCATTCAACTTTCTGAAACTTAATG gaCCTTCGGGGGCAACGACTATTTCCTGggatcattttttcaactccttGAGTCGCTACTATTTTAATTTGCGACAAGAACTCCCACCTTCACAAGACACGGTATACCGTCAAAGAAATCATCCCAAAGGTATCACACCTCACGAGGTCAAAGGCTTGGAAGCTGTGCTTCTAGTGGTTCGGGTTGTTGCTTACTACGATGAAGTTTCTCGAATAGCGATATGCGAGCATCCAGGCTGGAACGTCTTGCCTTCTATTATCGGTTTGGTGGGCTGTGCTATGCCAATTCCATTAAAAGGTGCGTTAGTCAGAACGCTCGCAGCTCTGGCAAAATCTCCGGAGAGTTCTTCCACCATATGGCAAAGTTTGGAAGCTGCGCAAATACTGAGTACCGTACCAACGACCAGCAGTTACCAACCGAGAGGAATTCAAACGGAACTAGAAGAAATTGAATCTAGAAACGAGGAATTTCCTTTGACCAGAGCAATGTTGGAGCTTCTAGATGTCCTTACTGATTTTCCGATACCTCGACTTCTGGGTGTTGGCCTAAGAAATCCAGGCTTCGATCCGTACTTACATTTCATAATAAATTCCGTATTTTTGCGGTTCAACACACGGTCGTATAAAAATCCTGGGGAAAAGTGGGACGTGTCCGATGCCtgtctgaaaatattcattaaattGATAACACAGTATGAGCCAACTATCGAAGACTTTATCGGATGTAAAATAGAACTACAAGGCGGTGAATCGACCGTCATCAATCCTCCTCCTGGACACCATTTGATAACGTTGCTACACTCAAATTCCGAGTTTCTACACGTCATTCTGCTCATACTTGACGAAGGATGCCATCTTTTGGATACTTACGACGATTTTCCTGGTAAAACAAGCCTCGAAAGCAGCACTTTGCACTGTTTGCAGATATTGGAGCATGGATTGGCAGCCCAATATCATTACATGGTTCAATTGGCTGCAGCCAGCTCAACCAACAGAATTTTAACAGGGCTATCCCGCCTTTTGCTAGGTGTAAATCCTCGCACGGGAAAACCGGACCACATGATTAACATCGTTAAATACATATCCTACAACTCATGGCTCACTCAACACGCTTTTGTGTCAGTTGGCATTGTTCAAGGCGTCGCCAACGAACCTGGAGCAGATTCAGAGTTACTTTCTACATTCACGTCTACTCCTTCGTTGGCAACGACGATCAGGCATAGTTTCGTAGAGTGTCTGGATTCTGACGAAAACTTTGAGCCTGAGGAAGAAATTGGGAATGAAAAACGAAGCGGTAATTGCAAGGGCAGGATTTTGTCCCTTTTGATGCAGAGCATAACACGCCCTGCACCTAACATAGCTCATTACCTACTTGGATTCGACATCACTAAGGACATAAGAAAAACTGCAATTCAACAACCTGGAATACTAGGCTTTCCGAGGACTTGTCTGCACTCTATACTCGGGATATTGGAATTATCGTTGGAGCGTGGCCGTGACAAGATTACAGAGGCTTGCTACTGGTTCCTTCACATACTGGCTTCAAATAACAAAACCTCTGTTTCCGTACTTCGGTTCCTTCGGACAGCCACCAATCAAGATTTCGTACAACGTCATCTTTCCAAGCTGCCATTCCAGGGAGCGAACAGAGCGACTGAGCTTGCCTGCATGTCCTGGCTGCTAAAAATATCGGCAATTGAATTGCGCGTCGCTGGTGGCAGCCTTCAGAACTCCCTGATTCAAAGACTAGTCGGCAATCTAATCCATGACAGAGATCAAATTGTGCCATCCCAAAAACTCCTGATGGATCTACTTCACTATATCGATTTCCAGTTAAATCTAGATCCTCCAAAGTCCTGGGAATACTTTGATCCGTCTCAAATTGAAATGGTGTTGGGACGCTGCAGCATTCCAGTTCCACTTGGTGGAAGTCCCCAGCTTATAGATATCAGAAAACTTCACAATCTTATAACAGAAGAATTGGCTGGTACGCAAACTAGCGCAACTGCGACTCAGCGTAAGCTTGTGCAACAGGAGCTGCAATCTATCCTTGCATACGCCTTGAAACGAAATCAAACGAAAACCCTTTCTTACGCTACTGTGAAGTTCGTCGAGGGCTGGTGTCAAAcaactgaaattttattctctgTCGCAACGAACCAGCAACTTCCCGCTGCTCAGAGGCAAAATCTTCTGCTAAATTTGTCACATGATTTACTGCAGAAGATGACGTCTTGCGAAGCTTTGAACGAAATCAAAACACTTGTATCTGGAACCGTGCTCGTACTACTAGTAAACCTTCGTAATAGCTTCTCCATGCAATCTGACGATGAGCTGCTACCGTCTTCCGCTGCAAATACAACAATGATGAAGATTATCCTTAGTCATATTCTTCAATGGATCTTAAATTCTGGAGTATCCTCACAAAAAGTTCGAACCCATCTTTATGGGGCACTTCTCAATTTCCTCTGTGTAGTCAGTTTGGAAAGATCGGAAGTTGTGACCAACATGGATTCCATGTATGTTAGTCAGTTGGATAGTTCGTATTATAGAACTACGCCGATACAGGAGCGTTCGCATCGATATGCGACGATACAAGTGATCAGTAGTTACGGTAACAAGCTGATGGATATATTGTCCCACGATTGTTCCGGTGGACACGATGTCTGTAAAATGCTGTCACTATCGTGCCTCGacaaaattttagaattcgATTGCAGCAATACGTGGGTCACATATCTGGCTAGCAGAGGGTACCTTAAACACATGGTAGACAGTCTTCTGGATTCTGACAATTTATTGCGAACAATGCTTCAACCAGATCCACTCACTTTGCGGCCCCTGTATTTATACGAATCAAAAATGGCAACGCTCTGCAGAATGGCGTCGACCAGACTGGGTGCCGAATGTCTTCTGGAAAATAAAGTCCTATCTTGCTTATCAAGCATGTGTGTTTTCGATCAGCATCCTGACGTAAATGTGGGCTTTGAAGGTGGAGATATATCCTTTGTGCCTTCCATAGGTCAGCGATATCAGCAAATCTTCTTACCTGCACTTTATTTGTGCGATGCTTTGCTGACTACCCTTGGAACGGAAAATCAGTCTTGTGCCATACAAGTTTGCGGATTTTTACAGAGTCATCGAGATACCGTTGAAATGGTTTTACGGAATGCATCACCTCATTCTAATGTTCTGTTCCTCAAAGAAGTCGCCAGTCTCACCGGGGTCATCGCAAGGTCTGCCAACATTG ACATGTATAAACTTGTTGACGAGGAATTGGCCAGAGCCAACTCTAACGAACACAAATCTGAAGATAGTACAGGCATGAGAGAATTGCGAGCCCATCTTTATAGGCTCCAACGTTTGATGCTCTCCATGGTCTCCAGATTTCAGCCACAACTGCCTCCCGTCGTACCTCTACATCAACAAATGGAAGCTACCCAACAACATTCGTGCGCAATACAAATTGCTGCCAACGTTATGCTGTACACTCGTAATCAA ATGGAACACACCCGGATggatcagaaaataaaaaacgtacTTTTTGAACCTTATTTAACAGACAGACCTGGGCTTAGAGATGGAAGAGGAAAAGATTCCACTGGTGGAATACATTTGGGTGCAATTATAGGGCAACTTGTTTCTTCTACTTCGTTACTTCACTCAGAACTGCCGCATTTAGACACAATGGTTAAAAATGCTTCGATTATAAAAGACATGAGTTCAAATGACCTTAAAAAA tacATAACAGAAGAGGAAGGTGAATTGGATATTCAAAAACAGCGATTAATAGCCGAGAAAAGACTAGCGGAAGAAGCGCGATGCAAACGCGGAGATCTCAAGTACTGTTCATTAATCGTAGAACATAGTCTGTACATTTTATGGAGTCACTTAGACTTCTTTGCCATGCAAGCAATGACGCGTCACAACAGATCTCAAG TGTCTTCGAGTAACTTGGATGAAACTGTAGTCTCGTGGAGAATATCTGCAGAAATGTTGTCCGATCTAAAGCAAGGGCTTGTTTCCACCCTATCGGACAGTTTTATTACCCAACTAATGGACACACCAAGAGAATTCACTACGACGGATCGATCTTTTATCGAAGCATTAGTTCGACGGATCAAAAGACTCTTGCAGTTTATTATCACCAAATAA
- the LOC124299195 gene encoding phosphatidylinositol N-acetylglucosaminyltransferase subunit C, whose product MSYSMNDIPLESHLTQKRRMSHCELEAPVMNGKKTNGVVTRRWRKNLYETRGLPDNYTDSSFLEELRKNINPSNITTIEAISFAASVSVQLNIVILFVIVFVWLDNEWIAPNAIFVFSGILTLAGYFLHTFKKSDMLEKMSKDLRTVLIFLAFGYILSPILKTLTATVSTDTIYAMTIFMFLIHLIFSKYGSPQVSLSDSLSITSSIFGSLMLASRLVSPLHAFSLLTTAVLCFVLLPFVMFQIDGKVCITIVLSATTTYLLYVISSTISCVFIGVTIFLQLVCPLCYIRWQTYKENIYGPWDEAVITS is encoded by the coding sequence ATGAGTTACTCAATGAATGACATTCCACTGGAGAGTCATTTAAcgcaaaaaagaagaatgtcTCATTGTGAATTAGAGGCGCCTGTTATGaatggaaagaaaacaaatggAGTTGTGACTAGACGGTGgcgtaaaaatttgtatgaaacTCGTGGGCTGCCGGATAATTACACGGACAGTTCGTTCCTGGAAGAATTGCGTAAAAATATAAACCCAAGTAACATTACAACCATCGAGGCTATATCATTCGCGGCGAGTGTGTCCGTCCAACTGAACATAGTAATTTTATTCGTCATAGTTTTCGTTTGGTTGGACAACGAGTGGATAGCGCCTAATGCCATCTTTGTGTTCAGTGGTATTCTCACATTAGCCGGGTATTTTCTTCATACTTTTAAGAAGTCCGACATGCTGGAAAAAATGTCCAAAGACCTTAGAACTGTCTTGATATTTCTTGCTTTTGGCTACATCTTATCACCGATATTGAAAACCCTGACTGCAACCGTCAGTACGGACACAATATATGCCATGacaatatttatgtttttGATACATCTTATATTCAGCAAATACGGCTCCCCACAAGTCTCTTTGTCCGACTCCCTCTCCATAACTTCCTCAATTTTTGGCTCGCTCATGTTAGCATCCAGACTCGTTTCGCCTCTGCACGCCTTCTCGCTCCTTACCACAGCCGTTCTTTGCTTTGTTCTTTTGCCGTTTGTCATGTTTCAAATCGATGGCAAAGTGTGTATCACAATTGTTCTTTCTGCCACTACGACTTATCTACTTTACGTCatatcttcaacaatttcgTGCGTATTTATCGGAGTTACCATATTTCTACAACTGGTTTGTCCCCTTTGCTATATCAGGTGGCAAACttataaagaaaatatttacggCCCATGGGACGAGGCCGTGATCACGTCTTGA